The following proteins are encoded in a genomic region of Xenopus laevis strain J_2021 chromosome 3L, Xenopus_laevis_v10.1, whole genome shotgun sequence:
- the LOC108711331 gene encoding serine-rich adhesin for platelets isoform X3: MSRNLQQGFLDHTMHNKLEMGPQRNPSSCPQKASAEEFFTYKSYTNYSLPTPSAHNSASPWGSATAYLQYAGSALNQHLRTDRGICYRNEVEGTDNILRPGSQLLETTENNFQVQQHNPGLSYPLSPQGCPTFAMPRPMYRSPTSYMEYDTLALPFGIQPGFQQIPSLAAEQNPCFAYPSSHLSSTKNKPHYSGPLEVGSTSHCFSQGLQDQSQQYKQRDYANSSLQIPRSQGEILKDCYPSLNHNVQMTYNQAYNPGELQRNPKFIPSHQHQTYKSSAFYSNMGDVYSMSHHLIRDVYADRPSPFGCSIDKARLPNSVKEMTMFTDRGVRVSTEHRKMEQGVNESVKEESSQIQVENELCKDLKNVAKDLQLGMGKGDKEHMYDTSQEDKVQILSSRNSEKGIEWVGSLKDSFVQKAIQSPHRSVYPHIKNLHPASAHSTDVQESGQENSVSQVLGSEIRFKTPAPCGPSDKKLDLSPAKECLQKSNIIEGTQRQVLQASSLQVTSENQTSEDNNSHHPEAASSSANLINSEVDENDGRSSPPMPVINDVFSLAPYREYLEGTAPHPFPTQRESTRDSQLPSPHTSPQMNRPHDFEKRTPSTPTLDSNYKPPISDFCLRENKCDITVQATDCKKASVIHAEERVLDLSLKKSLDSVNPSQGSNTAYTPVVGSPQKSADSIVSKMEAGSTMASMNCSMQATSSSTSPKTSESSFLQEIGGTNSSQVTAKNTALMPNISCSSQTSAGNNPLFYSTSGSSQSPHHMFSINCSSPVAAGSTRFMNHSSQDSLGSNSIMSSMVCSSQVTGSNPLITSMTSSSTAASDNIAQLTTTSCFSQTSAGNTNSLSSMSSFLPAMETSPRLMSSMSRSSQVAAGSTPFVSSTSQASVESNPLMASMIYSPEVTGSTSLITSMNSSSQATAGCATTITSLSSSSHGTVQCTPLITSQCFSSKATSTSSPKSDSPCFPNTNQALNICPTLNIVLPISKCYDFSKTQVPKFILPNNNSLCSSSASVEPSENTEWRKRPHTDISQVSPNVLENENSFHSSKTFMFKKYKMMKLPSTGGETQGEASKPSSHTLPVPVHSPPEGAHSLPPSAPESSPTLGEANVSLATDGAPLFKGSRKHFTELHKRLCTTILNSVAISPLGVLQDLLTKNMEKERPKSPVKVKSSSRSIDPLKNSQHHNLWLDIDGVRLALHKLLSLLETFMFTRICPFPHVIRAGAIFIPIYLVKEILYPELLGTSIDRVLQSHKVELRPTTLSEVKALRETELKDCPSRMLKLLALKQLPDVYPDLVHLYWEDCIQKQIAPVLHTV, encoded by the exons ATGTCAAGAAATCTTCAACAAGGCTTCTTGGATCATACCATGCACAACAAGTTGGAGATGGGGCCTCAGCGTAATCCATCATCTTGTCCACAGAAAGCATCTGCTGAAGAATTTTTTACGTACAAATCTTACACGAATTACTCTCTGCCTACTCCCAGTGCTCATAATTCAGCAAGTCCATGGGGATCTGCGACAGCTTACTTGCAATATGCAGGCAGTGCACTAAACCAGCACTTAAGGACTGATAGAGGGATATGTTATAGAAATGAAGTTGAAGGGACTGATAACATTTTGAGGCCTGGCTCACAGTTGCTTGAAACTACAGAAAATAATTTCCAGGTCCAACAGCATAATCCTGGTTTGAGCTATCCATTATCTCCCCAAGGTTGCCCTACCTTTGCAATGCCAAGACCTATGTATAGGAGTCCTACTAGTTACATGGAATATGATACACTAGCTCTCCCTTTTGGCATCCAGCCTGGCTTTCAACAAATTCCTTCACTAGCTGCAGAACAGAACCCTTGTTTTGCATACCCATCCTCTCACCTATCTAGTACAAAGAATAAACCACATTATTCTGGTCCCTTAGAAGTGGGGAGTACCTCCCATTGTTTTTCCCAAGGATTGCAAGACCAGAGCCAACAATATAAACAAAGGGATTATGCAAATTCATCTTTACAGATACCACGTTCTCAGGGAGAGATTCTTAAAGACTGCTATCCCTCCTTGAATCATAACGTCCAGATGACCTATAATCAAGCATATAACCCTGGAGAATTGCAGAGGAACCCCAAGTTCATACCTTCACACCAGCATCAAACTTACAAATCCAGTGCCTTTTATTCTAATATGGGGGATGTTTACTCAATGAGTCATCATCTTATAAGAGACGTTTATGCTGACAGACCCTCTCCATTTGGCTGCAGTATTGACAAGGCTAGACTGCCTAACAGTGTTAAAGAAATGACTATGTTCACTGATAGGGGTGTAAGAGTGAGTACAGAACATAGAAAAATGGAGCAGGGTGTAAATGAGAGTGTCAAAGAAGAATCAAGTCAGATCCAAGTAGAGAATGAGCTCTGCAAGGATTTGAAGAATGTAGCCAAGGATCTTCAACTTGGTATGGGCAAAGGGGATAAAGAGCATATGTATGACACATCTCAAGAGGACAAAGTACAGATTCTAAGCTCCAGAAATTCTGAAAAAGGGATAGAATGGGTTGGATCCTTAAAAGATTCTTTTGTACAGAAGGCAATCCAAAGTCCACACCGTTCTGTTTACCCTCATATCAAAAATTTGCATCCAGCATCTGCACATTCCACTGATGTTCAAGAGTCTGGCCAAGAGAACTCTGTCTCCCAGGTACTTGGATCCGAGATCAGATTTAAAACTCCTGCTCCTTGTGGACCGTCTGATAAAAAATTGGATCTGAGTCCAGCAAAAGAATGTCTACAAAAATCTAACATTATAGAAGGAACACAAAGGCAAGTATTGCAGGCCAGCTCTCTTCAGGTCACAAGCGAAAATCAGACATCCGAAGATAACAATTCTCATCATCCAGAGGCTGCTTCAAGTAGTGCCAATCTTATAAATTCTGAAGTTGATGAGAATGACGGACGCAGTTCTCCTCCAATGCCAGTGATTAATGATGTATTCAGTTTAGCACCATATCGGGAATATCTTGAGGGTACTGCTCCTCACCCTTTCCCTACACAAAGAGAGAGTACTAGAGACAGTCAGCTACCTTCACCCCACACCTCCCCTCAGATGAACAGACCTCATGACTTTGAGAAAAGAACTCCATCTACACCCACATTAGATAGTAATTACAAACCTCcaatttcagatttttgcttacgtgaaaacaaatgtgacattaCAGTTCAAGCCACAGATTGTAAAAAGGCCTCTGTTATACATGCAGAAGAGAGAGTACtagatttaagtttaaaaaaatcccttgacTCCGTGAACCCATCTCAGGGCTCAAATACAGCATACACTCCTGTAGTTGGCAGCCCACAGAAGAGTGCAGATAGCATTGTTTCAAAGATGGAAGCAGGGAGCACAATGGCTAGCATGAACTGCTCCATGCAAGCGACCTCAAGCAGCACCTCCCCTAAGACCAGTGAGAGTTCTTTCTTGCAGGAAATAGGAGGGACCAACTCCTCACAGGTTACAGCAAAGAACACTGCTCTGATGCCCAACATAAGCTGCTCCTCACAGACTTCAGCTGGAAATAATCCTTTGTTTTACAGCACGAGTGGTTCCTCACAGAGTCCACATCACATGTTCAGCATAAATTGCTCCTCACCAGTTGCCGCAGGGAGCACAAGATTTATGAACCACTCATCACAGGACTCATTGGGGTCTAATTCCATCATGTCCAGCATGGTCTGCAGCTCACAGGTAACAGGAAGCAACCCCCTCATTACCAGCATGACCAGCTCCTCAACGGCTGCAAGTGATAACATTGCTCAGCTGACTACCACGAGTTGCTTCTCACAGACTTCAGCTGGAAACACTAATTCGTTGTCCAGCATGAGCAGTTTCTTACCAGCAATGGAAACTAGTCCACGGCTGATGTCCAGTATGAGTAGGTCCTCACAGGTTGCTGCAGGAAGCACCCCATTTGTAAGTAGCACCTCACAGGCATCTGTGGAGTCTAACCCCCTCATGGCAAGTATGATTTACAGCCCAGAGGTAACAGGAAGTACCTCCCTGATAACAAGTATGAACAGTTCCTCGCAGGCAACAGCTGGATGCGCTACTACCATTACCAGCCTAAGCTCTTCCTCACATGGGACAGTGCAGTGTACCCCGTTAATAACCAGCCAATGCTTCTCTTCGAAAGCCACATCCACAAGTTCCCCAAAGTCAGATAGTCCCTGCTTCCCAAACACCAATCAAGCCCTAAACATTTGTCCAACCCTTAACATTGTCTTGCCTATTTCCAAGTGTTATGACTTCTCAAAAACCCAGGTCCCCAAATTCATATTGCCCAATAACAATTCTCTCTGCTCTTCTTCGGCTTCTGTAGAGCCCTCAGAAAATACAGAATGGAGGAAAAGACCGCACACTGATATTTCACAGGTTTCACCTAATGTGTTGGAGAATGAAAACAGCTTTCACAGTTCTAAAACATTTATGTTTAAGAAATACAAAATGATGAAACTCCCATCCACTGGAGGAGAGACACAAGGAGAAGCATCTAAGCCATCTtcacatactttgcctgtcccaGTTCATTCACCACCTGAAGGTGCACATTCTCTGCCACCCAGTGCTCCTGAGTCATCTCCCACTCTTGGAGAAGCAAATGTGTCATTGGCTACTGATGGTGCACCCCTTTTCAAAGGTTCTAGGAAACACTTTACTGAATTGCACAAGAGACTGTGTACAACTATTTTGAATTCAGTTGCAATATCTCCCTTGGGTGTTCTTCAGGACTTGCTGACCAAAAACATGGAAAAAGAAAGACCAAAGTCTCCAGTAAAGGTCAAATCTAGTTCGAGATCCATTGACCCACTAAAAAACTCCCAGCATCATAATTTATGGTTGGACATTGACGGTGTCCGCTTGGCACTGCACAAATTGCTGTCTCTATTGGAGACATTTATGTTTACACGTATATGCCCCTTTCCCCATGTTATCAGGGCAGGTGCTATCTTTATTCCTATATATCTAGTGAAAGAGATTCTTTACCCAGAGTTACTGGGGACATCAATAGATCGTGTCTTGCAAAGTCACAAAGTAGAACTGCGGCCCACTACTCTCTCTGAAGTAAAGGCCCTTAGGGAAACTGAACTCAAAGACTGCCCTTCTCGCATGTTAAAATTACTTGCTCTAAAACAATTGCCTGATGTTTACCCTGATTTGGTACACCTTTACTGGGAGGACTGCATACAGAAGCAAATTG CTCCTGTCTTGCATACGGTTTGA
- the LOC108711331 gene encoding serine-rich adhesin for platelets isoform X2 produces MSRNLQQGFLDHTMHNKLEMGPQRNPSSCPQKASAEEFFTYKSYTNYSLPTPSAHNSASPWGSATAYLQYAGSALNQHLRTDRGICYRNEVEGTDNILRPGSQLLETTENNFQVQQHNPGLSYPLSPQGCPTFAMPRPMYRSPTSYMEYDTLALPFGIQPGFQQIPSLAAEQNPCFAYPSSHLSSTKNKPHYSGPLEVGSTSHCFSQGLQDQSQQYKQRDYANSSLQIPRSQGEILKDCYPSLNHNVQMTYNQAYNPGELQRNPKFIPSHQHQTYKSSAFYSNMGDVYSMSHHLIRDVYADRPSPFGCSIDKARLPNSVKEMTMFTDRGVRVSTEHRKMEQGVNESVKEESSQIQVENELCKDLKNVAKDLQLGMGKGDKEHMYDTSQEDKVQILSSRNSEKGIEWVGSLKDSFVQKAIQSPHRSVYPHIKNLHPASAHSTDVQESGQENSVSQVLGSEIRFKTPAPCGPSDKKLDLSPAKECLQKSNIIEGTQRQVLQASSLQVTSENQTSEDNNSHHPEAASSSANLINSEVDENDGRSSPPMPVINDVFSLAPYREYLEGTAPHPFPTQRESTRDSQLPSPHTSPQMNRPHDFEKRTPSTPTLDSNYKPPISDFCLRENKCDITVQATDCKKASVIHAEERVLDLSLKKSLDSVNPSQGSNTAYTPVVGSPQKSADSIVSKMEAGSTMASMNCSMQATSSSTSPKTSESSFLQEIGGTNSSQVTAKNTALMPNISCSSQTSAGNNPLFYSTSGSSQSPHHMFSINCSSPVAAGSTRFMNHSSQDSLGSNSIMSSMVCSSQVTGSNPLITSMTSSSTAASDNIAQLTTTSCFSQTSAGNTNSLSSMSSFLPAMETSPRLMSSMSRSSQVAAGSTPFVSSTSQASVESNPLMASMIYSPEVTGSTSLITSMNSSSQATAGCATTITSLSSSSHGTVQCTPLITSQCFSSKATSTSSPKSDSPCFPNTNQALNICPTLNIVLPISKCYDFSKTQVPKFILPNNNSLCSSSASVEPSENTEWRKRPHTDISQVSPNVLENENSFHSSKTFMFKKYKMMKLPSTGGETQGEASKPSSHTLPVPVHSPPEGAHSLPPSAPESSPTLGEANVSLATDGAPLFKGSRKHFTELHKRLCTTILNSVAISPLGVLQDLLTKNMEKERPKSPVKVKSSSRSIDPLKNSQHHNLWLDIDGVRLALHKLLSLLETFMFTRICPFPHVIRAGAIFIPIYLVKEILYPELLGTSIDRVLQSHKVELRPTTLSEVKALRETELKDCPSRMLKLLALKQLPDVYPDLVHLYWEDCIQKQIGSHTQSGLLTPK; encoded by the exons ATGTCAAGAAATCTTCAACAAGGCTTCTTGGATCATACCATGCACAACAAGTTGGAGATGGGGCCTCAGCGTAATCCATCATCTTGTCCACAGAAAGCATCTGCTGAAGAATTTTTTACGTACAAATCTTACACGAATTACTCTCTGCCTACTCCCAGTGCTCATAATTCAGCAAGTCCATGGGGATCTGCGACAGCTTACTTGCAATATGCAGGCAGTGCACTAAACCAGCACTTAAGGACTGATAGAGGGATATGTTATAGAAATGAAGTTGAAGGGACTGATAACATTTTGAGGCCTGGCTCACAGTTGCTTGAAACTACAGAAAATAATTTCCAGGTCCAACAGCATAATCCTGGTTTGAGCTATCCATTATCTCCCCAAGGTTGCCCTACCTTTGCAATGCCAAGACCTATGTATAGGAGTCCTACTAGTTACATGGAATATGATACACTAGCTCTCCCTTTTGGCATCCAGCCTGGCTTTCAACAAATTCCTTCACTAGCTGCAGAACAGAACCCTTGTTTTGCATACCCATCCTCTCACCTATCTAGTACAAAGAATAAACCACATTATTCTGGTCCCTTAGAAGTGGGGAGTACCTCCCATTGTTTTTCCCAAGGATTGCAAGACCAGAGCCAACAATATAAACAAAGGGATTATGCAAATTCATCTTTACAGATACCACGTTCTCAGGGAGAGATTCTTAAAGACTGCTATCCCTCCTTGAATCATAACGTCCAGATGACCTATAATCAAGCATATAACCCTGGAGAATTGCAGAGGAACCCCAAGTTCATACCTTCACACCAGCATCAAACTTACAAATCCAGTGCCTTTTATTCTAATATGGGGGATGTTTACTCAATGAGTCATCATCTTATAAGAGACGTTTATGCTGACAGACCCTCTCCATTTGGCTGCAGTATTGACAAGGCTAGACTGCCTAACAGTGTTAAAGAAATGACTATGTTCACTGATAGGGGTGTAAGAGTGAGTACAGAACATAGAAAAATGGAGCAGGGTGTAAATGAGAGTGTCAAAGAAGAATCAAGTCAGATCCAAGTAGAGAATGAGCTCTGCAAGGATTTGAAGAATGTAGCCAAGGATCTTCAACTTGGTATGGGCAAAGGGGATAAAGAGCATATGTATGACACATCTCAAGAGGACAAAGTACAGATTCTAAGCTCCAGAAATTCTGAAAAAGGGATAGAATGGGTTGGATCCTTAAAAGATTCTTTTGTACAGAAGGCAATCCAAAGTCCACACCGTTCTGTTTACCCTCATATCAAAAATTTGCATCCAGCATCTGCACATTCCACTGATGTTCAAGAGTCTGGCCAAGAGAACTCTGTCTCCCAGGTACTTGGATCCGAGATCAGATTTAAAACTCCTGCTCCTTGTGGACCGTCTGATAAAAAATTGGATCTGAGTCCAGCAAAAGAATGTCTACAAAAATCTAACATTATAGAAGGAACACAAAGGCAAGTATTGCAGGCCAGCTCTCTTCAGGTCACAAGCGAAAATCAGACATCCGAAGATAACAATTCTCATCATCCAGAGGCTGCTTCAAGTAGTGCCAATCTTATAAATTCTGAAGTTGATGAGAATGACGGACGCAGTTCTCCTCCAATGCCAGTGATTAATGATGTATTCAGTTTAGCACCATATCGGGAATATCTTGAGGGTACTGCTCCTCACCCTTTCCCTACACAAAGAGAGAGTACTAGAGACAGTCAGCTACCTTCACCCCACACCTCCCCTCAGATGAACAGACCTCATGACTTTGAGAAAAGAACTCCATCTACACCCACATTAGATAGTAATTACAAACCTCcaatttcagatttttgcttacgtgaaaacaaatgtgacattaCAGTTCAAGCCACAGATTGTAAAAAGGCCTCTGTTATACATGCAGAAGAGAGAGTACtagatttaagtttaaaaaaatcccttgacTCCGTGAACCCATCTCAGGGCTCAAATACAGCATACACTCCTGTAGTTGGCAGCCCACAGAAGAGTGCAGATAGCATTGTTTCAAAGATGGAAGCAGGGAGCACAATGGCTAGCATGAACTGCTCCATGCAAGCGACCTCAAGCAGCACCTCCCCTAAGACCAGTGAGAGTTCTTTCTTGCAGGAAATAGGAGGGACCAACTCCTCACAGGTTACAGCAAAGAACACTGCTCTGATGCCCAACATAAGCTGCTCCTCACAGACTTCAGCTGGAAATAATCCTTTGTTTTACAGCACGAGTGGTTCCTCACAGAGTCCACATCACATGTTCAGCATAAATTGCTCCTCACCAGTTGCCGCAGGGAGCACAAGATTTATGAACCACTCATCACAGGACTCATTGGGGTCTAATTCCATCATGTCCAGCATGGTCTGCAGCTCACAGGTAACAGGAAGCAACCCCCTCATTACCAGCATGACCAGCTCCTCAACGGCTGCAAGTGATAACATTGCTCAGCTGACTACCACGAGTTGCTTCTCACAGACTTCAGCTGGAAACACTAATTCGTTGTCCAGCATGAGCAGTTTCTTACCAGCAATGGAAACTAGTCCACGGCTGATGTCCAGTATGAGTAGGTCCTCACAGGTTGCTGCAGGAAGCACCCCATTTGTAAGTAGCACCTCACAGGCATCTGTGGAGTCTAACCCCCTCATGGCAAGTATGATTTACAGCCCAGAGGTAACAGGAAGTACCTCCCTGATAACAAGTATGAACAGTTCCTCGCAGGCAACAGCTGGATGCGCTACTACCATTACCAGCCTAAGCTCTTCCTCACATGGGACAGTGCAGTGTACCCCGTTAATAACCAGCCAATGCTTCTCTTCGAAAGCCACATCCACAAGTTCCCCAAAGTCAGATAGTCCCTGCTTCCCAAACACCAATCAAGCCCTAAACATTTGTCCAACCCTTAACATTGTCTTGCCTATTTCCAAGTGTTATGACTTCTCAAAAACCCAGGTCCCCAAATTCATATTGCCCAATAACAATTCTCTCTGCTCTTCTTCGGCTTCTGTAGAGCCCTCAGAAAATACAGAATGGAGGAAAAGACCGCACACTGATATTTCACAGGTTTCACCTAATGTGTTGGAGAATGAAAACAGCTTTCACAGTTCTAAAACATTTATGTTTAAGAAATACAAAATGATGAAACTCCCATCCACTGGAGGAGAGACACAAGGAGAAGCATCTAAGCCATCTtcacatactttgcctgtcccaGTTCATTCACCACCTGAAGGTGCACATTCTCTGCCACCCAGTGCTCCTGAGTCATCTCCCACTCTTGGAGAAGCAAATGTGTCATTGGCTACTGATGGTGCACCCCTTTTCAAAGGTTCTAGGAAACACTTTACTGAATTGCACAAGAGACTGTGTACAACTATTTTGAATTCAGTTGCAATATCTCCCTTGGGTGTTCTTCAGGACTTGCTGACCAAAAACATGGAAAAAGAAAGACCAAAGTCTCCAGTAAAGGTCAAATCTAGTTCGAGATCCATTGACCCACTAAAAAACTCCCAGCATCATAATTTATGGTTGGACATTGACGGTGTCCGCTTGGCACTGCACAAATTGCTGTCTCTATTGGAGACATTTATGTTTACACGTATATGCCCCTTTCCCCATGTTATCAGGGCAGGTGCTATCTTTATTCCTATATATCTAGTGAAAGAGATTCTTTACCCAGAGTTACTGGGGACATCAATAGATCGTGTCTTGCAAAGTCACAAAGTAGAACTGCGGCCCACTACTCTCTCTGAAGTAAAGGCCCTTAGGGAAACTGAACTCAAAGACTGCCCTTCTCGCATGTTAAAATTACTTGCTCTAAAACAATTGCCTGATGTTTACCCTGATTTGGTACACCTTTACTGGGAGGACTGCATACAGAAGCAAATTG GTTCCCACACACAGTCTGGGCTGCTAACACCAAA ATAA